A genomic region of bacterium contains the following coding sequences:
- a CDS encoding transposase translates to MMKVESRRQINFQFNTKEFIENLNLLANDNLDKVAHDCTLAYLLERLVIGSISKLRRRMINRLIRMRCLERLRLLGRYYLITIDGTGHLLFKERHCEHCLVTKINGKEYYYHNVLEAKLVGANGLALSILSEFIENPNEKYDKQDCELKAFYRLAENLKRDFPQLPICLSLDSLYLKKPVFDICKENKWKYIITFKEGSMPATYAEYISLKSLCPENIAHLKRDEIEQDYHWVNDIDYQDHLLGALECNELKPGKDNKKEHSRFVWISNLEINKATFKEIAQGGRLRWKTENEGFNTQKNGGYNMEHAYSQDELAAKNFYLLLQIAHIINQLMEKGSLLKEEDIQKVFGSIRNIARKLLEDFRTKATTLAHLQNLLSVPFQIRFDWYFDTS, encoded by the coding sequence GTAGCTCATGATTGCACTTTGGCTTATTTATTGGAAAGATTAGTTATAGGGTCGATTAGTAAGTTAAGGCGGAGGATGATTAATCGGCTTATCAGAATGAGGTGTTTAGAAAGACTTAGGTTACTGGGAAGATATTATTTAATAACCATAGATGGGACAGGACATTTACTTTTCAAAGAGAGGCATTGTGAACACTGTTTAGTGACAAAGATTAATGGTAAAGAATATTACTACCATAATGTTTTGGAGGCTAAGCTGGTAGGAGCCAATGGGTTGGCTTTATCTATCTTAAGCGAATTTATAGAAAACCCTAATGAAAAATATGATAAACAAGATTGTGAACTTAAGGCATTTTATCGCCTGGCTGAAAATCTCAAAAGAGACTTTCCCCAATTACCTATCTGTTTGTCATTAGATAGTCTTTATCTAAAGAAACCTGTTTTTGATATCTGTAAGGAGAATAAGTGGAAATATATAATTACTTTTAAGGAAGGCTCTATGCCAGCCACTTATGCGGAGTATATCTCATTAAAATCCTTATGCCCGGAGAATATTGCTCACTTAAAAAGAGATGAAATAGAGCAAGATTATCATTGGGTTAACGATATTGATTATCAAGATCATCTTTTAGGAGCCCTGGAATGTAATGAATTAAAACCAGGTAAGGATAATAAGAAAGAACATTCCAGATTTGTCTGGATAAGCAATCTGGAAATTAATAAAGCTACTTTTAAAGAAATAGCTCAAGGAGGGAGGTTAAGATGGAAAACTGAAAACGAAGGCTTTAACACACAAAAAAACGGGGGGTATAATATGGAACACGCCTACAGCCAGGATGAACTGGCTGCAAAAAACTTTTATCTTTTACTTCAGATTGCCCATATCATCAACCAATTGATGGAAAAGGGCAGTCTCCTTAAGGAAGAAGATATCCAAAAAGTCTTCGGTAGCATTAGGAATATTGCCCGAAAACTTCTGGAAGACTTCAGAACCAAAGCCACCACTCTTGCCCACTTACAAAACCTACTTTCTGTTCCCTTTCAAATACGGTTTGATTGGTACTTTGATACCTCATGA